A region of the Mytilus edulis chromosome 11, xbMytEdul2.2, whole genome shotgun sequence genome:
aaatttataacaaaactatttGTGTTGCTGTGAATTATACACTGGTTGTAGAAAACAATGTGCTTCTTTCCTTGAAAGTACTCTTGGTAAGTTGAAAGTATTAAAATAGGCGTTTTAATCGactttatttgaaattaattattcATACCAAACGCTTTTTAGCCTACAAAAGATTTAAACTACACCTGTAATTAACAGatttaaaacaattgaataatACATGCATTTCACATAGATAAATTTGCTCTTTCCGTCTGCTCATCATTTCcattttcaaagggaaaataaCTCTCTAATTACAGACTCGGATTACGGAGCTGTGCATCAAGAATCTCCTACACACCccaaacttttgaaaataaattcaacaattattaaaaatcGTATTATGTTTATTACACCTGTTTGATATTTAGAAAGAATAACTTTATTCTATTTAAATgcattatatatttttacttcAAACATACAATCACAGTCATATTCAAAATGGGTTTTTTCTTGCAGTGTCCTGCTATGGTGTTAATACAGATAGGTACATGGGTACCGAATGCAAGTAAGTATATTATCAATAAACATGTTTGAAATTAAGGACAAATACAATATTCTCGCTGAAGTATGGCTTCAAATGTACCATGCTTCATTGCAAAAAAACAAAGACTTCAATAAACACATCTATCAAATAGAACTTAAGAATAAAATAATTCCATTAAAAACCAATCAACGAAAATACATTTTTCCGGTTCATGAAAACCGTTGATTTAAAATGTGATATAATTTCTTTGCAATTATTGGTTTAACTTCAAGCAGAATTTTAAGAAGTACAgtaaaacctgactaaaccgaatcctgtataAACCGAACATGTTCGttagcaccgtcatatcaaattatgtgcgttgtgaacctgataaaaccgaacatcggccaaaaccgaacaaaatcttagGTCAAGAAGAgattcggtttaaacaggtttcactgtatatatatacacGTCTTCTTGAATTCAAAGTCAAGCCAGGCAGTTTACGTAATTGAGTGAGAcaacttttattttgatatgatataCTGTTTGTCATCTTTTGATGAGAGTTCCATTCAGGGAAAACTCTCTTTCTAAAACATTTCAGACTTTTACATTTTCAAGTaatttatatttggtttatgaaaTCCAGTAATcttatttttgtagattttttttatatataatcattCAATAATTATCTAAAATCTCTAACtatatttaacattatttatatttgtattaatttgtctatttatagttttttcactgattgGTTGTTTACTTGGAGCCTTGGTCTACGGAATGATCGCCCCTTTTGTAGAAAGATTAACGAGACCCAAGAACCCAATGGAAAAACACAGGTATTTAAATTTCACTTtctaatatatgttttttttttaaatatatatatactgtgaaatctgactaaaccgaatcctgtataaacggaaacctgtataaaccaaacatgttcgtaagcaccgtcatatcaaattatgtgcGTTGTGAACCTAATTAAGCCGAACATTgaccaaaaccgaacaaaatctaaAGTCCCGAAGAGGTTTGATTTAATCAGCTTTCACTGTATGTTATTAAAAAGTTTCAGTATTTTGgaaacattgattttattttgtcatttataaATAAGATTACCAAGAGGAACTGAAAAAAGTCGATAAAAACTGTTTACAAATcggtaaacaatataaaaatttcgAAAAAACCCAAAAAGGCCCATAAAACAACTACATAAGAACTCAAGACTGAGGAACAAGAACCCCTATATATTACGTCTTTCAACTGATCGTAATTCTAGATAAACAGTTGATTTTCATAAAGTTTAATTTATAACGTAATAATCTGGAATTTATATCATTGATGTAAAAGTCTGTAAATATCTTATATTTAACAACGTGTATTTCATATACtcatgtaggtttttttttttttatacatctttcAGTATTCCAGCGACGTTTAAAATACCATTCTTCGCACTGGCATTACCAATGAGTATTTTATTGGGAATAGTAGTTTTTATAATGGAATGGTTCTGGCCATGGACCAAAGACACAGACTTGATTCATGTGAGTATTTTGCCTGTTGATGATCGAATAAAACAAGGACTTCTGGACTTAAAACAGACAAAAGGACTATTGATTCTATAAACAGACAAAAGGACTATTGATTCTATAAACAGACAAAAGGACTATTGATTCTATAAACAGACAAAAGGACTATTGATTCTATAAACCATTCGTTCACTTGTTTGTTTACTGCACCTATTTTCCAAATTTTAtgaattgaatatttaaattgaattttaaaaagtcGCAACAATTTTTCGTCTCGAGAGGTTttctaacaaataaaaaaaaaaagaactaactGGTATCGATACAAAGTAATTACATTTAACTGAAAAAATACGCTCCCTTATGTTCGTATTTTGTTTTGCCAATCGATTTACGACGTTAATGTTGCTTTTATTAAAGTGGTCTTTTCTGTATTTTACAGTTTTAACAAgacattcttaattttatatttcagagAAGTAATCCACCATCAGCTAATGTTTTTACAGCAGTTTCATGGCCGCCGTATGCTTCCGGTAAGtatttgttatttgatattttaatatacataatttataataatttaatgcATCAATTTTGAATTGACAGTAAAAGTCCAAACATAGCAAAATCATACCTGCCAACCTCTAGAAGTGTGTATGACAACGCCTTGACAAAATGTAAGACACAGTTTGCAAAAACCAAAATAGACACTAATTTAATAGACTGGGAAACTAGACCATACCAGACGGTGGTATTTCAGAAgtataagcagatcctgctccacaaaaACTGTGCTATCCAAAACTATATAAGCATTAAGCATAAACTAAGTTATATAGTGTCTAATATGTCAAATGAACAGATGTGCAATAGCTGGATGAGATATTCCTACGCTGAAAATTTCCAAATCGACAAGCGACTTTAAATTAACCAATAAGCAGGGAAACACATCGGATTTTTCAAATGAATACGTACACATTATTTGTCTAattctgttatatacatttgtttaggtAAAGCACTTTATCTTATCTGAAGAATTTATTGTACTATATTACAGGTATAATCCTAGGAATTATGCAGTTACCGTTAGTTTTATTTGTACAAGACACAGTAGGTGGCAGCAGTGCCTACGTCACAGTGATGTCACAATGGGTTGTAACCGACAAATTACAGAAAATCTTTCCATATCTTGCCAGTAAAAGATTAGGCGTTGGAAATTGGTGGCAGGTAAGTCTCGTCGAATTGTagttatataaaaagatgtggaaggattctagtagtcagcacttcggtgttgacatgaatatcaattataaaattatgatcatttttagaaattaactgtttgcaaaggTATGActtattcgaaatactaaagaTTTTATGAACCCAGGCATAGGttacctttgccgtatttggcacaactttttggaaatgtgtgtcctcaatgctctttaactttgtatttgtttagcTTTCTAATAATTTTTGATCAGAatatcactgatgagtcttatgtagacaaaacgcgagtCTGGAGTATcgaattataagtctggtacctttgataactataagagGCAGCTATCCATCAGAGTATAAATGACATGCATGATCCGACCGAATGTGGCctcgtatatatatatgcatcccGATTGGTTTTTTTTCCTGGAGCTGTGGGAGTATACagacaacaattttaaaagaatatatatactgATCTGACTACTGAAAAAgcttctgtaataaaaaaaaattaaatggaaacATGACCTTATAGTCGGTTACTTAAAATGCACtatttttctttaacaaaaattgGAAATATATTTTCAGCCAACTTATAAAACTTTTATATGATTTACTTTCATTTGCAGGTATTTTTAGTTTGTGGCGCAGTAATTGGAGGGTTAATATCATCGTCGGCGTCATCATCATTAACAGTCGCTGTTGGAGCACCAGCACATGTGGCATTTTTCGGTGGATTTTTTCTCATATTTGGAGCAAGATTTGCTTCAGGATGCACAAGGTACATATGACTTCAATTTTAAACGCCCGGACATAAGGTGAACGTATTCAATATGATGCCTCGCGAAGAGAACGTCATGCAAACCCTCCGCACgttaaaaacaataaatgaactCTTTGAGGGATCTATCAGTGGATGGTTGCCAAAAAAATATTGCCCTATCCAACATGACCTCATTCTAAAATGGCAGTTCAAATTTTTCGCTTTCATTCAAGTTCATGCATTAAACTATTAAGAATAAACGTGTCTGCTACAACGTATGAATATATCTAAATTTCAAatgtcataaataaaggcaacagtattataccgctgttcgaaattcataaatcgatcgagaaaaaacaaatcccggttacaaactaaaactgagagaaaaacatcaaatataacaggagaacaacgacacaacagaaacaataaaatgcaacagaaacgaactattatataacaatggccattttcctgacttggtacatgacattttcagaacaaatggtgggttgaagcTGGTTATGTGGCTAGCATAAAACGCTGCATATGAATAATgctatcaaaatataaaatacgaTTTATGTGAAGTCTATCTTTTCATACTGTTCGcaataacaaaaaacattaacaggattttttaaagtaaagtattaacgaaggttttttttttttaatttttagtggTCATGGGATATCAGGCATGGGTTTATTAGTGTGGATGTCATTTGTAGCAGTTCCTTTTATGTTTGGAGGTGGAATAGCAACTTCTTTCGCTATGAAAGCTACGGGTGCATTGGACAATTATGTGACGTCGACCGGTGCTATCTGAAAAATGATACATAAAACGAAAACCATTTCCGGTAGTGTCTATTTCCGGTGCTTATAACTATGCAAAATGACAGGACATGGGTAGTTCAAGTGATttagagaagaaaaaaaacatttatggaTAAAAGAATCGTTGACCAAGTTTTTACTGACCGTGCATGACCCTCATGGGTAGTCAAGGTCGTAAAACCACTCTCatgggtagtcaaggtcgttaaaccaCCATCATCATCACGTGATTGAATGTGCAATGAAATTACTATAACAATGACGTTAATAATTTGCTAGAATTCATATTACTGCTAAAGTGGATAAATTACCGAATTATAACATCTTTTTTTGGTTGTAAAGTTTATATTATGCAGGTTATTGCCATACAAAGTAGTCAACCACTTGTTAAGTAAGATAATTGTATTAGATTACAGAATTGAACAAATCAAATGTGCCAAATAAGACGTATATTGTGATTATATCCATATTTATACAtaattattatatcattttaatttatatatacatgtatatatattttgcctTAATCAAAAGTTGTATGATTATCTGACACCTCATAGGAGTTTTAGTTAACCAGATTTATTTGTTATCGGctttttaaactacatgtataagtattATAGAATACCTTAACCTAAGGTAGCaaacatttaacttcaagggaggGTCATGTTTTTTTCCCCTGAGTAATAATATTTTTCCTGCGCAAATcacaaacaattttattaagtttttcaaAGCTACcgatcagatttttttttcaatatttaacactatcaGATATGGGAAATATATGGatttagaatatttatttttgtcatctgcttgatcagaatatttttttctctcacaaaaaTGGAggtcagaatatattttttagaaaaaaaacataacccccctttaagttaaatggtcgttcacGAGGACGTTTATTTTCCTATGTAACTTTAATTTCTGCTCtgttacttcatttttttttatcgtactGAATAATTTAAGgaaattcaaatgcatttaaGTATTCCCCGTTGCAGTAAGACACGCACCTGTTTCAATGTTTAAAACCATAGCTTATAACCTTTTTTTGCATTGCAACAAACAAATTGTGTCACAAGGGAAAgtatatgatatacatgtaataagtTATATGACTAGCTGTTCTATTCTGTTTTGTTTCCGTCTATATCTGGGGCATTATTCCAAGACGTTGTATTAATCAtcctattttattattttttttcatttcattttttccttcattttattTAACCTTGCCAATTTGTGTAATTTTTATTCATTGAGTTGCTCTACATTTCTATACAACgtcgatttgaaaaaaaaaaatcctataacaATCCAGTAGACAAATATTTCTATAACAATCAAATAGACTAACAGAAAGTTATGAATTTAAAGTCACTAggatttttgaaaacaaaagtaaatttgTATCCCATATTATGTAAtattcttttagacagaataagcAAAAGAAAGGGTATCCATTTATATTGATATTCATCTGTTTGGGTAAAGGGAAGTAATCAGAGTTCTAGAattacaaatgttttcttttatttgatgtGATATCCGTTTGTATACAACATATGTTCACATTTGTATTGCCTTTAAGaactattcaatatttcaattAAGGAACAAACAGTTGGACGAGTCGTGATCATTTACCTTGTGTGATTCAGTTCCTGaatcatttgtttattttgtttttctacattttgtCATTTATGCTTTTTTTCTCATCGTACTTTCAATTACaatcaaatggttgctcccttattcAATGTGCCATACACGCTTTATAGCCCTTTTACCTCAGTTGCCAatcattaatttattatttgtagTAACCATTTCTCAATAAGCATCGTGCATATTCTTGTATTTTTCTAGTAATTTTTAAACCCACCAGTTTTAACAGTTAACAAATGATGACAGATGGGAAATCGGAACCATTCGATCAAACTtccgaatggataacaaatttcCCGGATGTTATACGGTTGTGTATGTGAAGGTCACACGGGTCAGACGGCAAGCTAATTTACAGCTTAACAGTTTCGGTACGGGTTTTCGCACttgttaatataaaataaattgtaacAGTCAAAAGGCAGTTTTTTTtccgtctttttcttttttatcccaGTTAAGAAACATATTAAGTATATTTGATGATTTAGTTTTGGGCTCTTATTgtattttatctataaaaattaaGTTTTAATAATCAATTTAGTTTTTGGCACAGGAAAACGTTAAATATAATGATAAAAGTCTTTACGAACAAACGcagaacaaaagaaaaatactTAGCAATACACAGTTCTAAATATTAGAAAGTATTGTTTGTCTGATAAGTGAAACaggttgtgaaatataaaaaaaaaatctgcagatattccatattttggaaaGTCTGACGACTCAGAGTCTGACGATGATAACGTTTAAAATCTGTTCTTTTGGCTATTTATTATTTAAGTACTTAACCACTTTCACTCTTTTTGATTTCAATTGTATTTTGAATTATTGCTACTATTATGGCTAAATTTCAATTTCACAATAACTGCACACATAACTGACAGATTTTGTCTTGTACAATAATTTGGAATCACCACAACTAACAAAAGATTCACCGCACTTAACAACGcctagaaaaaaatacatttacatatcaATTTGACGATCATTTCAAACTAAGTGTAGCATTATCATATGTAACATTTATGTGTGAAGTTTACTTGCCAATGGTATAAGGTTTTGCAATGCATTCATAATTTAGTCATATCAAGTCCAGTGTGTTTTATCATccaaaattacaaacaaattgaGCCATGTACAATGAAAGATAAGTCTCTGCATACAAGCAGTATACATTTACCTTATAGAAATACATAATTTTGATGAGagattttgttttctgttgatgtgtttttttgtttttttttacatatattgttTACCATTATGGAGGCAAGATTATAATGATTCGCTTAATGAAACAATCATatgaaaaatgtaattaaaacaatACATTCCTCAATAAACAGGAACTATATAACATTGCAACAGTACTTTGTACATCTTTGTATTGTTGGGAGATTTTTGACCTAATTTGAAATATCAATGGTGTTTTTATACTGTTTGTAGATTGATACACAGGACCGTAGAATAATTTATATAAAGTTTGAATGGACTATGTAGAGATTGTttttgttaccatggttactatgcgacattgtattatatgttgactttgttattattgttgattttcatattaaatttctatataaagattgttatatttatcttttttatttcgaAGTTGGAGTTAAAAGAAAGACACAAATGTTGTGAAAGCCATTAAACAAAAGGGTAATACAGCAAGAAATAATTTATTCTTTTGGTGCTTCTGAGGCGCTATTTTATATTTACCTTCATCCTAAACATTACAAACTGAACATTTGAAGCCAGGCATGCGTAAATACGCTGCAATGGTTGTGATAGATGACCATAAAGAACATAAACTGAATAGCCAAATTTATATACGGTCAATTGATGTGTGGGAGATGCAAACTAAGTTTCATACAAAATGCGACAGATGCAATCAAATACCATACTCCGGACAACAGCATAAATCACTCATTATTAAGAAAATTAGTAAAACAggatatgaaaaactatcaaccATCTCCATttaaaatgaaggaaaaacagaTAAAGAAAGTTAACTGTCTACAAAATACTACATAGCAATTTCACCATTGCGCtccaaatcaaatcaaatagcTCTTATAATTAAgtagtttccctcagttttggtttgttacccggATTATTTTTCGCTTAACCGATTTTTACTATAGAACAGCGGTATACGACTGTTTCCTTATTTTAATACCATctcgttttttttctttttcttaaaattatttgtcttttaattGACGTAAAGTTCGATTCAAAATGTATTACGTGAAGCACAATTGGTGTATAGAAATCTTATACTTAAAGttatttattcattattcaacTAAACAAGTAATAAAGATATATCGAAACATTTCTAGTGTAAATTAAGatatgtggtaagattgccaatgtttattaaaattaaggagatgtggtatgactgcttatgaatataaaaaataaggaaatgtggtgtGGATGCCAGTGTATATAGATAAtaattaatgaatggctattatctattttgaatttattgaaccataatactaatttttgactcttcacatcgaataatccgcgaagcggattatgtaaaatgtgaagagtcaaaaattagttttatggttcaataaaatcaaaatagattattgccattcattataattaaatttctatcaaaactaaggctaaaagaactttttatattatttatatttacaataacaacgtacacacatgtaagcgtatgaatacacaacgtcaaagTGGGCGTGACACCATCAAAATTGAcagcattgaaaataaaactaataattttaaccaatcagaagacagtaaaaacacaacatttatttatatagatatggtatgattgccaatgtatatacaaaataaggagatgtagtatgactgTTATTGTATATGAataataaagagatgtggtaagACCTCCAGTGTATATAACAACGAGGAGATGTGTTCTGTTTGCCTATGAatcaactatccaccagagaccaatggACGTTAATGTAAGCAACGTGAGTTTACCGTATGACCTTTAAACATGATCAAAACCAATATAATATGTACTTATACAGTTCCATTGGCATGACAAAATTGTATCCAGcgaatattatattaaaaaccaCCGATAAGGCGTTTcatttgttaacagtaaattttatgcAAATACAACATGTTCAAATATTGGTTTGTTTTATCTGTATGAAGAATGCGAAACGGTCCCTAGTATCCTGGTTCATTCTTAAGCAGATGCTAGTTGTATAATTAATGACCACGTAACAATCCATTTGCGGGTCCTCCTAAcattacaaatttttaaaatgtcaatCTATATGGGAACCAAGGACAacagtttgaaataaaaaaaacacaacgtttcaaaatataaagaaaattaataaaaa
Encoded here:
- the LOC139495135 gene encoding thiosulfate transporter TsuA-like, which produces MAFDKSPIKKTKSSVTVIHVAGMEKEQTDISNGSSADSETKFPLDSKTSKDSALTVFVKLLISSICGLIFGFAMEKSRVFEPVAIRQQMVFEMFIMLKTFLSAVAAGQLCFVILSIIPPVKEKFMHALEEYTSCFSQKTLFTSALGSFILGIGMALSGACPAMVLIQIGTWVPNAIFSLIGCLLGALVYGMIAPFVERLTRPKNPMEKHSIPATFKIPFFALALPMSILLGIVVFIMEWFWPWTKDTDLIHRSNPPSANVFTAVSWPPYASGIILGIMQLPLVLFVQDTVGGSSAYVTVMSQWVVTDKLQKIFPYLASKRLGVGNWWQVFLVCGAVIGGLISSSASSSLTVAVGAPAHVAFFGGFFLIFGARFASGCTSGHGISGMGLLVWMSFVAVPFMFGGGIATSFAMKATGALDNYVTSTGAI